From Streptomyces durmitorensis, a single genomic window includes:
- a CDS encoding alpha/beta fold hydrolase, with amino-acid sequence MSRLTHVTSGPFAPPPAARELTVVSADGARLHAEVHGPEGAPAVVLAHGWTCSTAFWAAQIRDLAVDHRVIAYDQRGHGRSAAPDGVEGYSTTALADDLEAVLAATLEPGERAVLAGHSMGGMTIMAASTRAGFREHAAAVLLCSTGSSRLVAESLVVPMRAGWLRTRITRSVLGAKAPLGPVTPLARKILKYATMGAGSPPERVDVCARIVHGCPRVVRYRWSHVLDELELDAGVLELTVPTAVVAGTADRMTPVAGARRIAAMLPDSLGLTELPGLGHMTPVEAPEAITAGIRDLVESYVRVDASQSQVQGLEGSSA; translated from the coding sequence ATGAGCAGGCTGACGCATGTGACGAGCGGGCCCTTCGCCCCGCCCCCCGCCGCACGGGAGCTGACCGTCGTGTCGGCAGACGGCGCACGGCTGCACGCCGAGGTGCACGGTCCCGAGGGCGCGCCCGCCGTTGTGCTCGCGCACGGGTGGACGTGCTCGACCGCCTTCTGGGCGGCGCAGATACGTGACCTGGCCGTCGACCACCGGGTGATCGCGTACGACCAGCGGGGGCACGGGCGCAGTGCCGCGCCGGACGGCGTCGAGGGCTACAGCACGACCGCACTCGCCGACGACCTGGAGGCGGTGCTCGCGGCGACGCTGGAGCCCGGGGAGCGGGCCGTGCTCGCCGGGCACTCCATGGGCGGCATGACGATCATGGCCGCGAGCACGCGGGCAGGGTTCCGGGAGCACGCGGCGGCGGTTCTGCTGTGCAGCACGGGGAGTTCGCGGCTCGTCGCCGAGTCGCTCGTGGTGCCGATGCGGGCCGGTTGGCTGCGGACGCGGATCACGCGGTCGGTCCTCGGCGCGAAGGCGCCGCTGGGGCCCGTGACGCCGCTGGCCCGCAAGATCCTCAAGTACGCGACGATGGGCGCCGGTTCGCCCCCGGAGCGGGTCGATGTGTGCGCGCGGATCGTGCACGGGTGCCCGAGGGTGGTCCGCTACCGCTGGTCGCATGTGCTCGACGAGCTCGAACTCGACGCGGGCGTCCTGGAGTTGACGGTGCCGACCGCGGTCGTCGCGGGCACCGCGGACCGGATGACGCCCGTCGCGGGCGCGCGGCGCATCGCCGCGATGCTGCCGGACTCCCTCGGTCTCACCGAGCTGCCGGGGCTCGGTCACATGACGCCGGTCGAGGCGCCGGAAGCGATAACGGCGGGGATCAGGGATCTCGTGGAGTCGTACGTACGGGTGGACGCGTCACAGTCACAGGTCCAGGGACTTGAGGGGAGCAGCGCATGA
- a CDS encoding SDR family oxidoreductase produces the protein MSKVSLEGQVAVVTGAARGVGELLARKLSARGAKIALVGLEPDELKQVAGRLHTEAEAWHADVTDHVAMARVAQEVKERFGKVDIVVANAGVANGGPFVESDPEAWRRVIEVNLIGSAVTGRAFLPVLMESRGYLLQIASLAAITPAPMMTAYCASKSGVEAYAHCLRAEVGYKGVKVGVGYLSWTDTDMVRGADQDDVMRELRQRLPWPASKTYPLGPAVDRIVAGIERRSSHVYAQWWLRGMQGIRGYLPGVIGSVGQREMRRFEPRLGSVSTGLVGAGGSADEQGRAGR, from the coding sequence ATGAGCAAGGTCAGCCTGGAGGGTCAGGTCGCGGTCGTCACCGGGGCGGCGCGGGGCGTGGGGGAACTGCTCGCGCGCAAGCTGTCGGCGCGGGGCGCGAAGATCGCGCTCGTCGGCCTGGAGCCGGACGAGCTGAAGCAGGTGGCGGGGCGGCTGCACACGGAGGCCGAGGCCTGGCACGCGGACGTGACGGACCATGTCGCGATGGCCCGGGTCGCCCAGGAGGTCAAGGAGCGGTTCGGGAAGGTCGACATCGTCGTCGCCAACGCGGGCGTCGCCAACGGCGGTCCTTTCGTCGAGTCCGACCCCGAGGCGTGGCGCCGGGTGATCGAGGTCAACCTCATCGGCAGCGCGGTGACGGGCAGGGCGTTCCTGCCGGTGTTGATGGAGAGCCGCGGCTATCTCCTCCAGATCGCCTCGCTGGCGGCGATCACTCCGGCACCGATGATGACGGCGTACTGCGCTTCGAAGTCGGGTGTCGAGGCGTACGCGCACTGTCTGCGGGCCGAGGTCGGCTACAAGGGCGTGAAGGTGGGCGTCGGTTACCTGTCCTGGACGGACACGGACATGGTGCGGGGCGCGGACCAGGACGACGTGATGCGGGAGTTGCGGCAGCGCCTGCCGTGGCCGGCCAGCAAGACGTACCCGCTGGGTCCGGCGGTGGACCGGATCGTCGCCGGGATCGAGCGCCGGTCCAGCCATGTGTACGCGCAGTGGTGGCTGCGGGGGATGCAGGGCATCCGGGGGTACCTGCCGGGGGTCATCGGCTCGGTGGGCCAGCGCGAGATGCGGAGGTTCGAGCCCCGGCTCGGGTCGGTCTCCACGGGGCTCGTGGGGGCGGGGGGCTCCGCCGATGAGCAGGGCCGTGCGGGGCGGTAG
- a CDS encoding S41 family peptidase: MTDARDEAHADHAYLRFPHLSGDRLCFAAEDDLWVAPLNPDGAPAGRAWRVTVDRTKVSHPRFSPDGRHIAYTTWRSLDPEIHLAPVDGGPSRRLTYWGSTDTRVCGWSPDGDILAVSSHGQPFSYFCWAYSVPTDGSPGGKLPWGPVYDIAVNDIEGERKTLLLTGKPPHEPAAWKRYRGGATGRLWLHGEQLLPDLDGHLDAPMFVDGRIAFLSDHEGVGNLYSCLPDGSDLRRHTDHDAFYARHASSDGTRVVYQCAGDVWLVDDLSAGSVPRRLDVRLGGPRAGRRIYQVPAAQHVDSLSVDTTGRASAVVVRGSLYWLTHRDGPARTITDTPGVRVRLPEMLGKGGQVAYVTDAEGEDAVEIAYLPRASGEREPRRLAQGELGRVLELLSDPDGERLAIASNDGRLLLVDATEESNGEVTELIRSINGPVRDLAFSPDGAWLTWSHPGIGRSLRQIKMARIHGPGARTIVDVTNGRFEDENPVFTRDGRYLAFLSWRGFDPVYDVHTGDLSFPLGCRPYLVPLSSATPSPFALSPDGRPAAGGLDPADGGSEDGAVIVEVEGLESRVTPFPVSASKYSALHPVSGGGLVWLRWPISGALGETFANPSDTSGRPTLEYFNITKGKKSALVDHLDWFALSGDGSRLVVVDEGDLRAVPSTETGDVDTTVWIDLRRILHEVDPAAEWRQAYDEAGRLIRAYFWEPHMCGIDWPAILDQYRPLVERVASPDEFADLLREVLGELGTSHAYVTAARRNEGPPHYQRAMGLLGANLVCRDGSWMIKRILPGDSSDSKARSPLAGAGIREGAVLTHIDGRPVDPVAGPFPLLAAAGGTTVELTFQPAEREGRARRVAIVPLINERPLRYQDWVAKRREVVRELSAGKCGYLHIPDMGGSGWAQFNRDLRLEVSRPALIVDVRGNAGGHISELVVEKLTRKILGWDLTRNAQPVSYASNAPRGPVVALADEATSSDGDMITAAFKLLGLGPVVGQRTWGGVVGMTGRHVLGDGTIITVPMNAGWFDEYGWSVENHGVTPDLEVLRTPLDWAEGRHAQLDDAVGVALDLLARQPAATPPGLDDVPDRRRPKLPPRE, from the coding sequence GTGACCGACGCGCGCGATGAAGCCCATGCTGACCACGCCTACCTGCGATTTCCGCACCTCAGCGGCGACCGTCTCTGTTTCGCGGCCGAGGACGATCTCTGGGTGGCCCCGCTGAACCCCGACGGCGCGCCCGCGGGCCGGGCCTGGCGGGTGACCGTCGACCGGACCAAGGTGAGCCATCCGCGCTTCTCGCCGGACGGCCGCCACATCGCGTACACGACATGGCGCAGCCTCGACCCGGAGATCCATCTCGCCCCGGTGGACGGCGGCCCGTCCCGGCGGCTCACCTACTGGGGGAGCACGGACACCCGGGTCTGCGGCTGGTCCCCCGACGGCGACATCCTCGCCGTCTCCTCGCACGGCCAGCCCTTCTCCTACTTCTGCTGGGCCTACAGCGTGCCGACCGACGGATCACCCGGCGGCAAGCTGCCCTGGGGTCCGGTGTACGACATCGCGGTCAACGACATCGAGGGCGAGCGCAAGACCCTCCTCCTGACCGGGAAGCCGCCGCACGAGCCCGCCGCCTGGAAGCGCTACCGGGGCGGGGCGACGGGCCGCCTGTGGCTGCACGGCGAGCAGCTCCTGCCCGACCTCGACGGACACCTGGACGCCCCGATGTTCGTGGACGGCAGGATCGCCTTCCTCTCCGACCACGAGGGCGTCGGCAACCTGTACTCCTGCCTGCCGGACGGCTCCGACCTGCGGCGGCACACCGACCACGACGCGTTCTACGCCCGGCACGCCTCCAGCGACGGCACGCGCGTCGTCTACCAGTGCGCGGGCGACGTCTGGCTGGTGGACGACCTGTCCGCAGGCTCCGTGCCGCGCCGCCTCGACGTACGCCTGGGCGGGCCGCGCGCCGGACGCCGGATCTATCAGGTGCCGGCCGCGCAGCACGTCGACTCGCTCTCCGTGGACACGACGGGCCGGGCCAGCGCCGTCGTCGTACGCGGCAGCCTGTACTGGCTCACGCACCGGGACGGGCCCGCCCGCACCATCACGGACACCCCGGGCGTGCGCGTGCGGCTCCCGGAGATGCTCGGCAAGGGCGGGCAGGTCGCCTACGTCACCGACGCGGAGGGCGAGGACGCCGTCGAGATCGCCTATCTGCCGCGCGCCAGCGGCGAGCGCGAGCCGCGCAGGCTGGCACAGGGCGAGCTCGGCCGGGTCCTGGAGCTGCTCTCCGACCCGGACGGCGAACGGCTCGCGATCGCCTCGAACGACGGCAGGCTCCTCCTGGTCGACGCGACCGAGGAGTCGAACGGCGAGGTGACGGAGCTGATCCGCTCCATCAACGGCCCGGTCCGTGACCTGGCGTTCTCGCCGGACGGGGCCTGGCTGACCTGGTCGCACCCGGGCATCGGCCGATCCCTCCGGCAGATCAAGATGGCCCGCATCCACGGTCCGGGCGCCCGCACGATCGTCGACGTGACCAACGGCCGCTTCGAGGACGAGAACCCGGTCTTCACCCGCGACGGCCGCTATCTGGCGTTCCTGTCCTGGCGCGGCTTCGACCCGGTCTACGACGTGCACACCGGCGATCTGTCCTTCCCGCTCGGCTGCCGCCCCTACCTGGTCCCCCTCTCGTCGGCGACCCCCTCCCCCTTCGCGCTCTCCCCCGACGGCCGCCCCGCGGCGGGCGGGCTCGACCCGGCCGACGGCGGTTCGGAGGACGGCGCGGTGATCGTGGAGGTGGAGGGCCTGGAGAGCAGGGTGACGCCGTTCCCGGTATCGGCGTCGAAGTACTCGGCGCTCCACCCCGTCAGCGGCGGCGGCCTCGTCTGGCTGCGCTGGCCGATCTCGGGCGCGCTCGGCGAGACGTTCGCCAACCCCTCGGACACCTCGGGCCGCCCCACCCTGGAGTACTTCAACATCACCAAGGGGAAGAAGTCCGCGCTTGTCGACCACCTCGACTGGTTCGCGCTCAGCGGCGACGGCTCGCGGCTCGTGGTGGTCGACGAGGGCGATCTGCGCGCGGTGCCCTCCACGGAGACCGGTGACGTCGACACGACCGTCTGGATCGACCTGCGCCGCATCCTGCACGAGGTCGACCCGGCGGCCGAATGGCGCCAGGCCTACGACGAGGCGGGCCGCCTCATCCGCGCCTACTTCTGGGAGCCGCACATGTGCGGCATCGACTGGCCCGCGATCCTGGACCAGTACCGTCCGCTGGTGGAACGGGTCGCGTCCCCCGACGAGTTCGCGGACCTGCTCCGCGAGGTCCTGGGCGAACTGGGCACGTCCCATGCGTACGTGACCGCGGCCCGCCGCAACGAAGGACCACCCCACTACCAGCGGGCGATGGGCCTGCTCGGCGCCAACCTGGTCTGCCGGGACGGCAGTTGGATGATCAAGCGGATCCTGCCGGGCGACTCCTCCGACTCCAAGGCGCGCTCGCCGCTCGCGGGCGCGGGCATCCGCGAGGGCGCGGTCCTCACGCACATCGACGGCCGCCCGGTGGACCCGGTGGCGGGCCCCTTCCCCCTGCTCGCGGCCGCGGGCGGCACGACGGTGGAGCTGACGTTCCAGCCGGCGGAGCGGGAGGGAAGGGCGAGGAGGGTGGCGATCGTCCCCCTCATCAACGAACGCCCCCTGCGCTACCAGGACTGGGTGGCCAAACGCCGTGAGGTCGTACGGGAGTTGAGCGCGGGCAAGTGCGGCTACCTGCACATCCCCGACATGGGCGGCTCCGGCTGGGCGCAGTTCAACCGGGACCTGCGCCTTGAGGTCTCGCGTCCGGCCCTGATCGTGGACGTGCGCGGCAACGCGGGGGGCCACATCAGCGAGCTGGTGGTCGAGAAGCTGACGCGGAAGATCCTGGGCTGGGACCTGACACGCAACGCCCAGCCGGTGTCGTACGCGTCGAATGCGCCCCGAGGCCCTGTGGTGGCCCTGGCCGACGAGGCGACGTCATCGGACGGCGACATGATCACGGCGGCCTTCAAGCTGCTCGGCCTCGGCCCTGTGGTGGGCCAGCGCACGTGGGGCGGCGTGGTGGGGATGACCGGGCGGCACGTGCTCGGTGACGGGACGATCATCACGGTGCCGATGAACGCGGGGTGGTTCGACGAGTACGGCTGGTCCGTGGAGAACCACGGCGTGACCCCGGACCTGGAGGTCCTGCGCACGCCCCTGGACTGGGCGGAGGGCCGGCACGCCCAGCTCGACGACGCGGTGGGGGTGGCGCTCGACCTCCTGGCACGGCAGCCCGCGGCGACTCCGCCGGGCCTGGACGACGTGCCGGACCGGCGGCGGCCGAAGCTTCCGCCGCGGGAGTAG
- a CDS encoding TetR/AcrR family transcriptional regulator: MRRSRITPEREAELYAAVLDLLREVGYEALTMDAIAARTKSSKATLYRQWGSKPELIVRALRANKPVSIEDIDTGSLRGDLLESANRSDDCQMERDAALMRSLFHAIHENPELHQALRQLLIEPEITGLNELLRRAVERGEVAADNPALDYVIHMMVGGFVARDLIEDRTVDREFLRSYIDAVILPALGV, encoded by the coding sequence GTGCGGCGCAGCCGGATCACACCCGAGCGCGAGGCCGAGCTGTATGCGGCCGTGCTCGATCTGCTCCGCGAGGTCGGCTATGAAGCGCTGACGATGGACGCCATCGCGGCCCGCACGAAATCCAGCAAGGCCACCCTCTACCGCCAGTGGGGGAGCAAGCCGGAGCTGATCGTCAGGGCGCTGCGGGCCAACAAGCCGGTGTCCATCGAGGACATCGACACCGGGTCCCTCCGCGGTGACCTCCTGGAGTCCGCGAACCGTTCGGACGACTGCCAGATGGAGCGGGACGCCGCGCTGATGCGGAGCCTGTTCCATGCCATTCACGAGAACCCCGAACTCCACCAGGCGCTCAGGCAGTTGCTCATCGAGCCGGAGATCACCGGCCTGAACGAACTGCTGCGCAGGGCCGTGGAGCGCGGTGAAGTGGCCGCGGACAACCCCGCGTTGGACTACGTCATCCACATGATGGTCGGCGGCTTCGTCGCCCGTGACCTGATCGAGGACCGCACGGTCGACCGTGAGTTCCTCCGTTCCTACATCGACGCCGTGATCCTCCCCGCTCTCGGCGTCTGA
- a CDS encoding MMPL family transporter has product MATFLYKMGRLAFRRRHFVALIWVALLTLAGVGAASAPTAASSSFSIPGTEAQKAFDLLDERVPEAKADGASARVVFKAPDGEKVTDPANKAEIQKTVAALKSGSDEVARADSPFQTKTVSKDGSTAYASVSYKVTSMELTDESRDALEKTTDQARESGLTVEVGGDALQAMPETGATEIIGIAVAAVVLVITFGSLIAAGLPLLTALIGVGIGVSSITALASALDLGTTTSTLAMMIGLAVGIDYALFIVSRYRGELADGRDREDAAGRAVGTAGSAVVFAGLTVVIALVGLAVVNIPMLTKMGFAAAGTVVIAVLIALTLIPALLGYAGKKVKPTGEKSKVLGGGRKKAAAAEGAEPKDNLGTRWARFVVRRPLTVLLVGVIGLGAAALPVSSLELGLPDDGAQPTSTTQRKAYDLVSDGFGPGFNGPLMTVADLKGSDDPKAAAGEITKTISGLDDVLSVAPPMINKAGDTAIISVVPSSKPSGIETENLVHSIRDAGADIKSDTGASVMVTGTTAMNIDVSQKLNDALLPYLALVVGLAFLLLIVVFRSILVPLKAALGFLLSVLAALGAVVAVFQWGWLGSLFGVEQTGPIMSMMPIFMVGVVFGLAMDYEVFLVTRMREAYVHGERPGQAIVTGFRHGARVVSAAAVIMMAVFAGFIGSSEQMVKMIGFGLAIAVFFDAFIVRMALVPAVLALLGKKAWWLPKWLDRALPNVDVEGEGLRDADEAGPQGPSDEDRELTRV; this is encoded by the coding sequence GTGGCCACTTTCCTTTACAAAATGGGCCGACTCGCCTTCAGGCGACGGCACTTCGTCGCCCTGATCTGGGTGGCGCTCCTGACGCTCGCCGGAGTCGGCGCCGCGTCCGCGCCCACCGCCGCCTCCAGCTCCTTCTCCATTCCGGGGACGGAGGCCCAGAAGGCCTTCGACCTGCTCGACGAGCGTGTGCCCGAGGCCAAGGCCGACGGCGCGAGCGCCCGTGTCGTCTTCAAGGCGCCGGACGGCGAGAAGGTCACGGACCCGGCCAACAAGGCCGAGATCCAGAAGACCGTCGCCGCCCTCAAGTCCGGTTCGGACGAGGTGGCCAGGGCGGACAGCCCCTTCCAGACCAAGACGGTCAGCAAGGACGGCTCCACCGCGTACGCCTCGGTCTCGTACAAGGTCACCTCGATGGAGCTGACCGACGAGAGCCGTGACGCGCTGGAGAAGACGACCGACCAGGCGCGGGAGTCCGGGCTCACGGTGGAGGTCGGCGGCGACGCGCTGCAGGCCATGCCCGAGACCGGGGCCACCGAGATCATCGGCATCGCGGTCGCGGCCGTCGTCCTCGTCATCACCTTCGGCTCGCTGATCGCTGCGGGGCTTCCCCTGCTCACCGCGCTGATCGGCGTGGGCATCGGTGTCTCCTCGATCACCGCGCTCGCCAGCGCGCTGGACCTGGGGACGACCACCTCCACGCTCGCCATGATGATCGGCCTCGCGGTCGGCATCGACTACGCGCTCTTCATCGTCTCGCGCTACCGCGGCGAACTCGCCGACGGCCGGGACCGCGAGGACGCGGCGGGCCGCGCGGTGGGGACGGCCGGTTCGGCCGTGGTCTTCGCCGGGCTCACCGTCGTCATCGCCCTTGTCGGCCTCGCCGTGGTGAACATCCCGATGCTCACCAAGATGGGCTTCGCGGCCGCCGGCACGGTGGTCATCGCCGTACTCATCGCACTCACCCTGATCCCGGCGCTGCTCGGCTACGCGGGCAAGAAGGTCAAGCCCACGGGCGAGAAGAGCAAGGTGCTCGGCGGTGGCAGGAAGAAGGCCGCCGCCGCTGAAGGCGCCGAGCCGAAGGACAACCTCGGCACCCGCTGGGCACGCTTCGTCGTCCGCCGTCCGCTCACCGTCCTGCTCGTCGGTGTCATCGGCCTGGGCGCCGCCGCACTGCCCGTCTCCTCCCTCGAACTGGGCCTCCCGGACGACGGCGCACAGCCGACGTCCACGACCCAGCGCAAGGCGTACGACCTGGTGTCCGACGGATTCGGGCCCGGCTTCAACGGCCCGCTGATGACGGTCGCCGACCTCAAGGGTTCCGACGACCCGAAGGCCGCGGCCGGTGAGATCACCAAGACGATCTCCGGACTCGACGACGTCCTCTCGGTCGCCCCGCCGATGATCAACAAGGCGGGCGACACGGCGATCATCAGCGTCGTCCCGTCCTCCAAGCCCAGCGGCATCGAGACCGAGAACCTCGTCCACTCGATCCGCGACGCGGGCGCCGACATCAAGTCCGACACCGGCGCGAGCGTCATGGTCACCGGCACGACGGCCATGAACATCGACGTCTCACAGAAGCTGAACGACGCCCTGCTGCCCTACCTGGCACTGGTCGTCGGCCTCGCCTTCCTCCTCCTGATCGTCGTCTTCCGCTCGATCCTGGTCCCGCTCAAGGCGGCGCTCGGCTTCCTGCTCTCGGTCCTCGCGGCCCTGGGCGCGGTCGTCGCGGTCTTCCAGTGGGGCTGGCTCGGCTCGCTCTTCGGCGTCGAGCAGACCGGCCCGATCATGAGCATGATGCCGATCTTCATGGTGGGCGTCGTCTTCGGCCTCGCGATGGACTACGAGGTCTTCCTCGTGACGCGCATGCGCGAGGCGTACGTCCACGGGGAGCGGCCCGGCCAGGCCATCGTGACCGGCTTCCGGCACGGGGCGCGCGTGGTCTCGGCGGCCGCCGTGATCATGATGGCCGTCTTCGCGGGGTTCATCGGGTCCAGCGAGCAGATGGTGAAGATGATCGGCTTCGGTCTCGCGATCGCCGTCTTCTTCGACGCGTTCATCGTGCGCATGGCGCTGGTCCCGGCCGTGCTCGCGCTGCTCGGCAAGAAGGCGTGGTGGCTGCCGAAGTGGCTGGACCGCGCGCTGCCGAACGTCGACGTCGAGGGCGAGGGGCTGCGTGACGCCGACGAGGCCGGCCCGCAGGGCCCGTCGGACGAGGACCGGGAGCTCACGCGCGTCTGA
- a CDS encoding SsgA family sporulation/cell division regulator, with amino-acid sequence MSAVEQFARAHVVTDSPDDQLTVPAVLRYDPEADPQAVRIGLPGSHEGSHEWTFARQLLEQGLRAPTTSGDVHIWPCGRVQTVMEFHSAQGVAVVQFDASALIRFLRRTYAAAPVPH; translated from the coding sequence ATGTCCGCAGTAGAGCAGTTCGCACGTGCCCACGTCGTCACGGACTCCCCTGACGACCAGCTCACCGTCCCCGCCGTCCTCCGGTACGACCCGGAGGCCGACCCGCAAGCGGTGCGGATCGGCCTCCCTGGTTCACACGAGGGTTCCCACGAATGGACCTTCGCCCGGCAGCTGCTCGAACAGGGCCTGCGGGCCCCGACCACCAGCGGCGACGTGCACATCTGGCCCTGCGGGCGGGTCCAGACGGTCATGGAGTTCCACTCCGCGCAGGGGGTGGCGGTCGTGCAGTTCGACGCTTCGGCGCTGATCCGCTTTCTGCGCCGCACGTACGCGGCCGCCCCCGTTCCCCACTGA
- a CDS encoding energy-coupling factor ABC transporter permease yields the protein MHVPDGFINAPVSAATGVIAAGAIAVSLRGARRELDERTAPLAGLVAAFIFAVQMLNFPVAAGTSGHLLGGALAAILVGPYTGVLCVSVVLLMQGVLFADGGLTALGVNITDMAIVTTVVAYLIFRGLVKVLPRTRRSITASSFVAALISVPAAAVAFTFLYALGGTTDVSIGKVATAMIGVHVLIGIGEAAITALTVGAVIAVRPDLVYGARGLTQKLKLRVGGELVDAPAAEEPAPVAARSHRKVWIAGLVTSLVLAGFVSFYASANPDGLEKVAHDKGIDKKAEEHATSDSPLADYGVKDITDSRLSGGLAGVIGVGVTVVAGSAVFWALRRRRTTDTDPASTTSVSENA from the coding sequence ATGCATGTCCCCGACGGATTCATCAACGCACCCGTCTCCGCCGCCACCGGGGTCATCGCCGCCGGAGCGATAGCCGTCAGCCTCCGTGGCGCACGGCGCGAACTGGACGAACGGACGGCGCCGCTGGCCGGCCTCGTGGCCGCGTTCATCTTCGCGGTGCAGATGCTGAACTTCCCGGTCGCCGCGGGCACCAGCGGACACCTGCTCGGCGGGGCGCTCGCCGCGATACTCGTCGGCCCCTACACAGGCGTCCTGTGCGTGTCCGTCGTCCTCCTCATGCAGGGCGTCCTCTTCGCGGACGGCGGCCTGACCGCGCTCGGCGTGAACATCACGGACATGGCGATCGTCACGACCGTCGTGGCCTATCTCATCTTCCGCGGCCTGGTGAAGGTGCTCCCGCGCACCCGCCGCTCCATCACCGCCTCCTCCTTCGTCGCCGCGCTGATCTCCGTGCCCGCCGCCGCGGTCGCCTTCACGTTCCTCTACGCGCTCGGCGGCACCACCGACGTCTCCATCGGCAAGGTCGCCACGGCCATGATCGGCGTGCACGTCCTCATCGGCATCGGCGAGGCGGCCATCACCGCGCTCACCGTCGGCGCCGTCATCGCCGTCCGCCCCGACCTCGTGTACGGCGCCCGCGGCCTGACCCAGAAGCTCAAGCTCCGCGTCGGCGGCGAACTGGTCGACGCCCCGGCGGCCGAAGAGCCCGCTCCCGTCGCCGCCCGCTCGCACCGCAAGGTGTGGATCGCGGGCCTTGTCACCTCCCTTGTCCTCGCGGGCTTCGTCAGCTTCTACGCCTCCGCGAACCCCGACGGCCTGGAGAAGGTCGCCCACGACAAGGGCATCGACAAGAAGGCCGAGGAGCACGCCACCTCGGACTCCCCGCTCGCCGACTACGGCGTCAAGGACATCACCGACAGCCGCCTCTCCGGCGGCCTCGCGGGCGTCATCGGCGTCGGCGTCACCGTCGTCGCGGGCTCGGCGGTCTTCTGGGCGCTGCGCCGCCGCCGTACGACGGACACGGACCCGGCGTCGACGACGTCGGTCTCCGAGAACGCCTGA
- the cbiQ gene encoding cobalt ECF transporter T component CbiQ: MGAGHAHRLYRHGHSPVHALPPHTKLAAVFCFVVVVVSTPREAMWAFGLYAVLLGAVAYASRVPLPFLLKRLLIEVPFVAFAVLMPFVAEGERVDVLGMSLSVNGLWGAWNVLAKGTLGVAASVLLASTTELRSLLLGLQRLKLPPLLVQIASFMIRYGDVITDEMRRMKIARESRGFEARGVQQWGVLAKSAGALFIRSYERGERVHLAMVSRGYAGSMPVIDEVTASRAQWTYAFALPGAALVVCLLGWML, encoded by the coding sequence ATGGGCGCGGGCCACGCCCACCGGCTCTACCGGCACGGCCACTCCCCGGTGCACGCGCTGCCCCCGCACACCAAGCTGGCGGCGGTCTTCTGCTTCGTGGTCGTGGTGGTCTCCACGCCGCGCGAGGCGATGTGGGCGTTCGGCCTGTACGCGGTGCTCCTCGGCGCGGTGGCGTACGCGTCCCGCGTCCCGCTCCCCTTCCTCCTCAAGCGGCTGCTCATCGAGGTCCCGTTCGTGGCGTTCGCGGTGCTCATGCCGTTCGTGGCGGAGGGCGAGCGCGTCGACGTACTGGGCATGTCCCTGAGCGTGAACGGCCTCTGGGGCGCCTGGAACGTCCTCGCCAAGGGCACACTCGGCGTCGCGGCGTCCGTGCTGCTCGCCTCCACCACCGAACTGCGCTCGCTGCTGCTCGGCCTCCAGCGCCTGAAGCTGCCGCCGCTGCTCGTCCAGATCGCCTCGTTCATGATCCGGTACGGCGACGTGATCACGGACGAGATGCGCCGCATGAAGATCGCGCGCGAGTCGCGCGGCTTCGAGGCGCGGGGCGTACAGCAGTGGGGCGTCCTCGCGAAGTCCGCGGGCGCGCTCTTCATCCGCTCGTACGAGAGGGGCGAGCGGGTGCACCTGGCCATGGTCAGCCGGGGTTACGCCGGTTCGATGCCGGTGATCGACGAGGTGACCGCCTCGCGTGCACAGTGGACCTACGCCTTCGCCCTGCCGGGTGCCGCTCTTGTCGTCTGCCTGCTGGGATGGATGTTGTGA